A single region of the Phycisphaerae bacterium RAS1 genome encodes:
- a CDS encoding Doubled CXXCH motif, whose amino-acid sequence MTSCSRSSCARSVRTRRAKRRVDCRNRTSSRIETSTRRLARPVRTDWRFRVARQGGTGILPVPGAAGTGETPVPPKLSQRWEGRRYGALPAALPAAALLAAALACSARSDLGLVSRAAADDSVVNSKHDLSTFGPGPIRAINESEVCIFCHTPHNASPQAPLWNRHNPRSFYRVYASSTLDARVDQPGPASKMCLSCHDGTIALGMVLSQTDPIPMTHPILSSGQSNLTTDLSDDHPIGFRYDRQLANRDHEIRSPDLIDRRIQLGRRGEVECIACHDPHNNELGNFLVLPTREGVLCNSCHQLDGWRTSSHATSPKGVPQTLSLAGEPLEFRSMADNACASCHVPHGAPENERLLRARASDLCLSCHDGLTATDILSVMGQRSGHHVSRWFNRHDPAEDPRTMPPHVDCADCHNPHAVAGNPAANIPSLARIQQPAVTPGMQHVPGVSLSGIPIERANYYHEVCFRCHGDLPVPLRGRIARQRDDFGNIRRQFSLTAASAHPIAIASRLSPDVPSLLPAVRSAPLMSCQDCHNNPDARQLGGGGPNGPHGSRFRFLLADRYDTADFTIESPQAFALCYKCHDRNSILGDESFSLHSQHVVRGRTPCSACHAPHGVSGSSTEHSHLINFDVSIVGGERQFIDTGRQSGSCTLTCHGVRHVNFTYSR is encoded by the coding sequence ATGACTTCGTGTTCACGGTCGTCTTGTGCGCGCTCTGTCCGAACCCGTCGCGCCAAGCGACGGGTCGATTGTCGTAATCGAACGTCTTCGCGCATCGAGACGTCAACCCGCCGCTTGGCGCGGCCGGTTCGGACAGATTGGCGGTTTCGCGTGGCGCGGCAGGGTGGAACGGGCATCTTGCCCGTTCCGGGTGCGGCGGGGACGGGCGAGACGCCCGTCCCACCCAAATTGTCCCAACGCTGGGAGGGCCGACGCTACGGAGCGCTGCCGGCCGCGCTTCCGGCGGCTGCGCTCCTGGCAGCCGCGCTTGCTTGCTCTGCGCGTTCTGACCTCGGCCTCGTCTCCCGTGCCGCGGCCGATGACAGCGTCGTTAACTCCAAGCACGATCTCTCCACCTTCGGTCCCGGCCCGATCCGCGCTATCAATGAGTCCGAAGTCTGCATCTTCTGCCACACGCCGCACAACGCCAGCCCGCAGGCGCCGCTCTGGAACCGCCACAACCCGCGCAGCTTCTATCGCGTCTACGCCAGCAGCACGCTCGACGCGCGCGTCGATCAGCCCGGCCCCGCCAGCAAGATGTGCCTCTCCTGCCACGACGGCACGATCGCCCTCGGAATGGTCCTCAGCCAGACCGATCCGATCCCGATGACCCACCCCATCCTCTCCAGCGGTCAGTCCAACCTCACGACGGACCTGTCGGACGATCACCCGATCGGATTTCGCTACGACCGGCAGCTCGCCAATCGCGATCACGAAATCCGCTCGCCCGATCTGATCGACCGCCGCATCCAGCTCGGCCGCCGCGGCGAGGTCGAGTGCATCGCCTGTCATGATCCGCACAACAACGAACTGGGCAATTTCCTGGTCCTGCCGACCCGCGAGGGCGTGCTCTGCAACTCGTGCCACCAGCTCGACGGCTGGCGCACCAGCTCGCACGCGACCTCGCCCAAGGGCGTACCGCAGACGCTCTCCCTCGCCGGCGAGCCGCTGGAATTCCGCAGCATGGCCGACAACGCCTGCGCCTCCTGCCACGTGCCCCACGGCGCCCCGGAAAACGAGCGGCTGCTCCGGGCGCGGGCCTCGGACCTGTGCCTCTCCTGCCACGACGGCCTCACAGCAACCGACATCCTCTCGGTCATGGGCCAGCGCAGCGGGCACCACGTCAGCCGCTGGTTCAACCGCCACGACCCCGCCGAAGATCCGCGCACCATGCCGCCGCACGTCGATTGCGCCGATTGCCACAACCCGCACGCCGTCGCCGGCAATCCGGCCGCGAATATTCCGTCGCTGGCGCGGATTCAGCAGCCTGCGGTTACGCCGGGGATGCAGCACGTCCCCGGCGTCAGCCTCAGCGGCATTCCCATCGAGCGCGCCAACTACTATCACGAGGTCTGCTTCCGCTGCCACGGCGATCTGCCCGTGCCGCTGCGCGGGCGCATCGCCCGGCAGCGCGATGATTTCGGAAACATCCGCCGGCAGTTTTCTCTGACCGCCGCCTCCGCCCACCCGATCGCCATCGCGTCGCGGCTCAGCCCGGATGTGCCCAGCCTGCTGCCCGCCGTGCGCAGCGCGCCGCTCATGTCCTGCCAGGATTGCCACAACAACCCGGACGCGCGGCAGCTCGGCGGCGGCGGCCCGAACGGTCCGCACGGCTCGCGCTTTCGGTTCCTCCTGGCCGACCGCTACGACACGGCTGATTTCACGATTGAATCTCCGCAGGCCTTCGCGCTCTGCTACAAATGCCACGACCGCAATTCGATCCTGGGCGACGAGAGCTTTTCGCTGCACAGCCAGCACGTCGTTCGCGGCCGCACGCCCTGCAGCGCCTGCCACGCCCCGCACGGCGTCAGCGGCAGCAGCACCGAGCACAGCCACCTGATCAACTTCGACGTCTCCATCGTCGGCGGCGAGCGGCAGTTCATCGACACCGGCCGCCAGTCGGGGAGCTGCACGCTCACGTGCCACGGCGTCCGGCACGTCAATTTCACGTATAGCCGGTAG
- a CDS encoding lipoprotein NlpI, with protein MRAVAAGRTDVSLMREEDMMRLCRALGLSLCGILLFSGCRAQQSAAAPRSDAAEAPVLAGQGGGAGAVSPIDNYRAARMAEAMRGLRYESGLVQIDETAAAAIVDHRSADEAQAEAGRGRGLLDQGEFVDAVAAHTRAVLLAPDQPDLYDDLGVALTFKGRIAEAAAAYRTALALDPERVDSRARLAGALQMLNDFDAAIGAWEQVLEARPDDVEANTRIAILLYYQGDFPAAWQHVHAAEKAGGNVPPQFRPLLAERMAEPQ; from the coding sequence ATGCGGGCCGTCGCCGCCGGTCGAACCGACGTTTCGCTCATGCGCGAGGAGGACATGATGAGACTGTGTAGAGCGTTGGGATTGTCGCTTTGCGGAATTCTTCTCTTTTCAGGGTGCCGGGCGCAGCAGAGCGCCGCGGCGCCGCGATCGGACGCGGCGGAAGCGCCGGTCCTGGCGGGGCAAGGGGGCGGCGCCGGCGCCGTCAGCCCGATCGACAACTACCGTGCCGCGCGCATGGCCGAGGCGATGCGCGGGCTGCGCTACGAATCGGGCCTGGTGCAGATCGATGAGACGGCTGCGGCAGCGATTGTCGACCATCGCAGCGCTGATGAGGCCCAGGCCGAGGCCGGCCGTGGCCGCGGGCTGCTGGACCAGGGCGAGTTCGTTGACGCCGTCGCGGCGCACACGCGCGCGGTTCTTCTCGCGCCCGACCAGCCGGACCTTTACGACGATCTTGGGGTTGCGCTGACGTTCAAAGGGCGCATCGCAGAGGCTGCCGCGGCCTACCGGACGGCGCTGGCGCTGGACCCGGAGCGGGTCGACTCGCGCGCCCGGCTGGCCGGCGCCCTCCAGATGCTCAACGATTTTGACGCCGCGATCGGAGCCTGGGAGCAGGTGCTCGAGGCTCGGCCCGACGACGTCGAGGCGAACACGCGCATCGCGATCCTGCTCTACTACCAGGGTGATTTCCCGGCCGCCTGGCAGCACGTGCACGCCGCGGAAAAGGCCGGCGGGAACGTGCCGCCTCAGTTCCGCCCGCTGCTGGCCGAGCGGATGGCGGAGCCGCAGTAG